From one Solea solea chromosome 15, fSolSol10.1, whole genome shotgun sequence genomic stretch:
- the LOC131473822 gene encoding serine/threonine-protein kinase ICK-like isoform X1 codes for MDRYTNIRQLGDGTYGSVILGRSLESGELVAIKKMKRKFYSWEECINLREVKSLKKLCHANVIKLKEVIRENDHLYFIFEYMKENLYQLMKDRTRLFPESAVRNIMFQILQGLAFIHKHGFFHRDIKPENLLCMGPELVKIADFGLVREIRSRPPYTDYVSTRWYRAPEVLLRSTSYSTPIDQWAVGCIMAELYTLKPLFPGSSEVDTIFKICQVLGTPKKNDWAEGFQLASAMNFRWPQCVPSNLKTLIPNASPEAIHLMTDLLQWDPKKRPSSAQALRYAYFHVGQALGTPQQILEQGRPHPAPVPLQAPLQSQQTLLQQQQQQQHQQQQQQQQQQQSLLLKPVPPSQPAPHNQHCSSSSSRPLQQIQPSPVPAALQAGAYQLHTKLMRPQQQQQQKHILKQEQPEAAPRSYLPYIVDKGLQTKQTRQESENANLLSHHLKPKGGRRRWGHGGSHLKGEDWDEYEEPDLTSIGILGKHDFSTEKSRPCDDVLSRYGNVLDFSRPSEKEDAPLNLNKSTAYQEPSRTASAKQHYLRQSRHLPGISTKKNVAMNTTKYFSGGHLWGNSSIPFGGTLPSRGAHGTNVIPSVYVPSFYKKDIGSAGHRGHQGPSVERTASNYATWRSGRSQTNTSSNMPLANEGTPDLLPRLPAQTIHGRTDWSAKYGHR; via the exons tccTTAAAGAAGCTCTGTCATGCAAATGTGATCAAGCTTAAAGAGGTGATTCGTGAAAATGATCACCTGTACTTTATATTCGAGTACATGAAGGAAAATCTATATCAGCTAATGAAAGACAG aactCGGTTGTTTCCTGAATCTGCAGTAAGAAATATTATGTTTCAGATATTACAGGGGCTCGCATTCATTCACAAACACG ggTTTTTTCACAGGGACATCAAACCCGAGAATCTTCTGTGCATGGGTCCAGAGCTGGTGAAAATAGCAGACTTCGGGCTTGTCCGTGAAATCAGATCTCGACCACCATACACAGACTACGTCTCGACCAGATG GTACAGAGCCCCAGAGGTGCTCCTCAGATCCACATCCTACAGCACACCCATAGACCAGTGGGCTGTCGGCTGCATCATGGCAGAGCTTTACACCCTCAAGCCTCTGTTCCCAGGCTCCAGTGAAGTTGACACCATCTTCAAGATTTGCCAGGTTTTGGGTACACCAAAGAAG AATGATTGGGCAGAGGGATTCCAGCTGGCGAGTGCAATGAACTTCCGTTGGCCCCAGTGTGTTCCCAGTAATTTGAAGACGCTGATCCCAAATGCCAGTCCTGAAGCCATCCATTTGATGACAGATCTGCTACAGTGGGATCCTAAGAAAAGACCATCTTCTGCCCAG GCTCTCAGGTACGCTTACTTCCATGTGGGCCAGGCTTTGGGAACTCCTCAGCAGATCTTGGAGCAGGGCCGCCCTCACCCGGCTCCTGTGCCACTGCAGGCCCCTCTGCAGTCTCAACAGAcactgttgcagcagcagcagcagcagcagcatcagcaacaacagcagcagcagcaacagcaacagtccCTACTGCTGAAGCCTGTGCCTCCCTCTCAGCCTGCACCTCACAACCAAcactgctccagctccagctccaggccTCTCCAGCAGATCCAGCCCTCACCTGTACCTGCAGCTCTACAGGCTGGAGCATACCAACTGCACACAAAGCTGATGcgaccgcagcagcagcagcagcagaagcacatCCTCAAGCAGGAACAGCCTGAAGCAGCACCGCGGAGTTATCTCCCTTATATTGTAGACAAGGGTCTCCAGAccaag CAAACGAGACAGGAGTCGGAAAATGCCAACCTACTGAGCCATCACCTTAAACCTAAAGGAGGGCGGCGACGATGGGGACATGGCGGCAGTCACCTGAAAGGCGAAGACTGGGATGAGTATGAAGAACCCGATCTGACCTCCATAGGCATTCTGGGAAAACATGATTTCTCCACAGAGAAGTCAAGGCCCTGTGACGATGTGCTGAGCAG atACGGAAATGTTCTTGACTTCAGTCGACCCAGTGAAAAGGAAGATGCACCTTTAAACCTGAATAAGAGTACAGCTTATCAAGAGCCATCGAGAACTGCATCTGCTAAACAGCATTATCTGAGACAGTCGAGGCATTTACCTG GCATTAGCACAAAGAAGAACGTCGCCATGAATACCACTAAATACTTCAGTGGAGGCCATCTTTGGGGCAACAGTAGTATTCCGTTTGGAGGGACTCTGCCCAGCCGAGGTGCTCACG gtacaAATGTGATCCCAAGTGTATACGTGCCATCGTTTTACAAAAAAGACATCGGATCTGcaggtcacagaggtcatcAGGGTCCTTCAGTGGAACGAACAGCATCAA attATGCAACATGGCGGTCTGGCCGGAGTCAGACAAACACCTCCAGCAACATGCCATTGGCCAATGAGGGCACTCCAGATCTGCTGCCTCGCTTACCAGCGCAGACCATCCATGGGCGAACAGACTGGTCTGCCAAATATGGACACCGCTAG
- the LOC131473822 gene encoding serine/threonine-protein kinase ICK-like isoform X2, with protein MKENLYQLMKDRTRLFPESAVRNIMFQILQGLAFIHKHGFFHRDIKPENLLCMGPELVKIADFGLVREIRSRPPYTDYVSTRWYRAPEVLLRSTSYSTPIDQWAVGCIMAELYTLKPLFPGSSEVDTIFKICQVLGTPKKNDWAEGFQLASAMNFRWPQCVPSNLKTLIPNASPEAIHLMTDLLQWDPKKRPSSAQALRYAYFHVGQALGTPQQILEQGRPHPAPVPLQAPLQSQQTLLQQQQQQQHQQQQQQQQQQQSLLLKPVPPSQPAPHNQHCSSSSSRPLQQIQPSPVPAALQAGAYQLHTKLMRPQQQQQQKHILKQEQPEAAPRSYLPYIVDKGLQTKQTRQESENANLLSHHLKPKGGRRRWGHGGSHLKGEDWDEYEEPDLTSIGILGKHDFSTEKSRPCDDVLSRYGNVLDFSRPSEKEDAPLNLNKSTAYQEPSRTASAKQHYLRQSRHLPGISTKKNVAMNTTKYFSGGHLWGNSSIPFGGTLPSRGAHGTNVIPSVYVPSFYKKDIGSAGHRGHQGPSVERTASNYATWRSGRSQTNTSSNMPLANEGTPDLLPRLPAQTIHGRTDWSAKYGHR; from the exons ATGAAGGAAAATCTATATCAGCTAATGAAAGACAG aactCGGTTGTTTCCTGAATCTGCAGTAAGAAATATTATGTTTCAGATATTACAGGGGCTCGCATTCATTCACAAACACG ggTTTTTTCACAGGGACATCAAACCCGAGAATCTTCTGTGCATGGGTCCAGAGCTGGTGAAAATAGCAGACTTCGGGCTTGTCCGTGAAATCAGATCTCGACCACCATACACAGACTACGTCTCGACCAGATG GTACAGAGCCCCAGAGGTGCTCCTCAGATCCACATCCTACAGCACACCCATAGACCAGTGGGCTGTCGGCTGCATCATGGCAGAGCTTTACACCCTCAAGCCTCTGTTCCCAGGCTCCAGTGAAGTTGACACCATCTTCAAGATTTGCCAGGTTTTGGGTACACCAAAGAAG AATGATTGGGCAGAGGGATTCCAGCTGGCGAGTGCAATGAACTTCCGTTGGCCCCAGTGTGTTCCCAGTAATTTGAAGACGCTGATCCCAAATGCCAGTCCTGAAGCCATCCATTTGATGACAGATCTGCTACAGTGGGATCCTAAGAAAAGACCATCTTCTGCCCAG GCTCTCAGGTACGCTTACTTCCATGTGGGCCAGGCTTTGGGAACTCCTCAGCAGATCTTGGAGCAGGGCCGCCCTCACCCGGCTCCTGTGCCACTGCAGGCCCCTCTGCAGTCTCAACAGAcactgttgcagcagcagcagcagcagcagcatcagcaacaacagcagcagcagcaacagcaacagtccCTACTGCTGAAGCCTGTGCCTCCCTCTCAGCCTGCACCTCACAACCAAcactgctccagctccagctccaggccTCTCCAGCAGATCCAGCCCTCACCTGTACCTGCAGCTCTACAGGCTGGAGCATACCAACTGCACACAAAGCTGATGcgaccgcagcagcagcagcagcagaagcacatCCTCAAGCAGGAACAGCCTGAAGCAGCACCGCGGAGTTATCTCCCTTATATTGTAGACAAGGGTCTCCAGAccaag CAAACGAGACAGGAGTCGGAAAATGCCAACCTACTGAGCCATCACCTTAAACCTAAAGGAGGGCGGCGACGATGGGGACATGGCGGCAGTCACCTGAAAGGCGAAGACTGGGATGAGTATGAAGAACCCGATCTGACCTCCATAGGCATTCTGGGAAAACATGATTTCTCCACAGAGAAGTCAAGGCCCTGTGACGATGTGCTGAGCAG atACGGAAATGTTCTTGACTTCAGTCGACCCAGTGAAAAGGAAGATGCACCTTTAAACCTGAATAAGAGTACAGCTTATCAAGAGCCATCGAGAACTGCATCTGCTAAACAGCATTATCTGAGACAGTCGAGGCATTTACCTG GCATTAGCACAAAGAAGAACGTCGCCATGAATACCACTAAATACTTCAGTGGAGGCCATCTTTGGGGCAACAGTAGTATTCCGTTTGGAGGGACTCTGCCCAGCCGAGGTGCTCACG gtacaAATGTGATCCCAAGTGTATACGTGCCATCGTTTTACAAAAAAGACATCGGATCTGcaggtcacagaggtcatcAGGGTCCTTCAGTGGAACGAACAGCATCAA attATGCAACATGGCGGTCTGGCCGGAGTCAGACAAACACCTCCAGCAACATGCCATTGGCCAATGAGGGCACTCCAGATCTGCTGCCTCGCTTACCAGCGCAGACCATCCATGGGCGAACAGACTGGTCTGCCAAATATGGACACCGCTAG